The Corylus avellana chromosome ca8, CavTom2PMs-1.0 genome has a segment encoding these proteins:
- the LOC132190486 gene encoding cyclin-A2-2 translates to MHCSFTRHANMDKENKTAAKVEESTVRITRARSKAMSGPGGTFPSSKPSFKQGQKHDLRSKFKRAASDENKASVVAPSGTQHKRRAVLADMSNIVCDNSLMNHIHASKIQTRKQARRGPGKKNNMVVARATQDMSAMQGDAKTKLAEELSKIRMVESQDVTLLVNLEKEESSEQSMSNSMRECGLADQMPLVQASTKPAGLQSLPEKEDMVCKELGTSTGPDIVDIDSNLKDPKACSSYASDIHSNIRVAELDCRPSTNYMEKVQRDITPSMRGILIDWLVEVSEEYKLVPDTLYLTVNLIDRFLSKNYMEKTRLQLLGVTCMLIASKYEEICAPRVEEFCVITDNTYMRGEVLELERQVLNFLHFQLSVPSTKTFLRRFIQAAQASYKLPSVELEFLANYLAELTLVEYSFLKFLPSLIAAAAVFLAKWTLNQSDHPWNPTLEYYTSYKASELKTIVLALEELQLNTNGCSLNSIREKYRQQKFKCVATLTSPQPVSLFYNQDI, encoded by the exons ATGCATTGCTCCTTTACAAGGCATGCAAATAtggataaagaaaataaaactgcTGCCAAAGTTGAAGAGTCTACTGTTCGAATCACACGAGCACGGTCCAAAGCCATGAGCGGACCAGGAGGGACATTCCCGTCCTCTAAACCTTCTTTTAAGCAAGGCCAGAAGCATGATCTACGGTCAAAGTTCAAAAGAGCAGCATCAGATGAGAACAAAGCTTCTGTGGTTGCCCCTTCTGGCACACAGCATAAGAGAAGGGCAGTGCTGGCGGATATGAGTAATATCGTATGTGACAATTCACTTATGAACCATATCCATGCATCAAAAATTCAG ACTAGGAAGCAGGCTAGAAGAGGTCCTGGAAAGAAGAACAATATGGTGGTTGCAAGAGCCACTCAAGATATGTCAGCTATGCAAGGGGATGCAAAAACAAAGTTAGCTGAAGAATTGTCCAAAATAAGGATGGTGGAATCACAAGATGTCACCTTACTAGTTAATTTAGAAAAGGAAGAGTCTAGCGAGCAAAGCATGAGTAATAGCATGAGGGAATGTGGTTTAGCAGATCAGATGCCTCTGGTACAGGCTTCCACAAAACCTGCTGGGCTCCAAAGTTTGCCAGAGAAAg AAGATATGGTCTGCAAGGAATTGGGAACCTCAACCGGTCCAGACATTGTGGATATTGATTCGAACTTAAAAGATCCTAAAGCCTGCAGCTCATATGCCTCTGATATACACAGTAATATACGTGTTGCAGAG CTTGACTGTAGGCCATCAACTAATTACATGGAAAAGGTGCAGCGAGATATCACTCCAAGCATGCGAGGAATTCTGATTGATTGGCTTGTGGAG GTTTCTGAAGAATATAAGCTTGTTCCAGATACACTTTACCTCACAGTGAATCTCATCGATCGGTTCCTCTCTAAAAATTATATGGAAAAAACAAGACTCCAGTTGCTTGGTGTTACTTGCATGCTAATTGCTTC GAAGTACGAGGAAATCTGTGCACCAAGAGTGGAGGAATTTTGTGTCATCACAGACAATACCTACATGAGAGGAGAG GTATTGGAACTGGAGCGTCAAGTTTTGAATTTCTTGCACTTCCAGTTATCTGTTCCCAGCACAAAAACATTTCTCAG GAGATTCATTCAAGCAGCACAAGCTTCTTACAAG CTTCCTTCTGTCGAACTTGAGTTCTTGGCAAATTATTTAGCAGAATTGACACTAGTCGAATATAGCTTCCTAAAGTTTCTACCTTCCCTCATAGCTGCAGCTGCTGTGTTCCTTGCTAAATGGACACTCAACCAATCAGACCACCCATGG AATCCAACTTTAGAATATTATACCAGTTACAAGGCTTCAGAGCTGAAAACTATCGTTCTAGCACTCGAAGAATTGCAACTGAACACCAACGGTTGCTCCCTAAATTCTATACGCGAGAAGTATAGACAACAGAAG TTCAAGTGCGTGGCGACTTTGACCTCTCCACAACCGGTTTCACTCTTCTATAATCAAGATATCTGA